One genomic segment of Catalinimonas alkaloidigena includes these proteins:
- a CDS encoding phosphotransferase has product MNKEEFFQLKQNGKIGDRPIDALQAEYLETHISYLILLTDRVYKIKKTVKLPFLDFTSLTDRKHFCDKELMLNKRTAASVYLDVHEIRSSNKQLIINGTVGEVVDYCVLLKRMDNNKEMDILLKKGEVTNEQIDQLAEEIANFHIVADEVHKDWPLHYLKMTYSQILEWSLLAGEKLGQEYKNIIQHSCKVSDKYLERNIDKINDRSKRGLIRDVHGDLHSHNIFLENPPVLFDCIEFDDDLRQIDLLNEVAFFLMDLDFYEADQLGKRFYTNYLNRMNEAGLGQLDDEDLLLYYKMYRASVRAKVELIGLEKNPSRDEYITHMENVKKYIRLVEKYAERLHK; this is encoded by the coding sequence ATGAATAAAGAAGAGTTTTTTCAACTTAAGCAAAACGGAAAGATAGGAGACAGGCCAATTGATGCCTTGCAGGCAGAATATCTGGAAACCCATATTTCCTATCTCATTCTGTTAACTGATCGCGTTTATAAAATAAAAAAAACTGTGAAGCTACCTTTTTTGGACTTCACTAGCCTTACTGACAGAAAACATTTTTGCGATAAAGAGTTAATGCTGAATAAGAGAACTGCAGCTTCTGTTTATTTGGATGTGCATGAAATAAGATCAAGCAATAAGCAACTCATCATTAATGGTACAGTGGGAGAAGTGGTAGATTATTGCGTGCTTCTTAAGAGGATGGACAATAACAAAGAGATGGACATCTTACTGAAAAAGGGTGAAGTAACAAATGAGCAAATAGATCAACTCGCTGAAGAAATTGCCAATTTTCACATAGTTGCAGATGAGGTTCACAAGGATTGGCCTTTACACTATTTAAAAATGACCTATTCGCAAATTCTTGAGTGGAGTCTACTAGCGGGAGAGAAATTAGGTCAGGAGTACAAAAATATAATTCAGCATTCGTGTAAAGTTTCAGATAAGTACCTTGAGCGAAATATTGACAAAATCAATGATAGAAGTAAAAGAGGGTTGATCAGAGATGTTCATGGTGACTTGCATAGCCACAATATATTTCTAGAAAACCCTCCGGTGCTATTTGATTGTATTGAGTTTGATGATGACTTACGTCAAATTGATCTACTAAATGAGGTTGCTTTTTTTCTCATGGATCTGGATTTTTATGAAGCAGATCAATTGGGTAAACGCTTCTATACAAATTATTTAAATCGTATGAATGAAGCAGGCTTGGGTCAGTTAGATGATGAGGATTTACTTCTTTATTATAAAATGTACAGAGCTTCAGTGAGGGCAAAAGTTGAACTTATTGGTTTAGAAAAAAATCCTAGCCGGGATGAGTATATCACACATATGGAGAATGTAAAAAAATACATCAGGCTGGTAGAAAAATACGCTGAACGATTACACAAATGA
- a CDS encoding AAA family ATPase, with translation MLVIIFGLPGTGKSFFGEKLSKHLDWEYINSDRIRHALNLRGKYEASDKKKVYEAIFQKAKELLGRNKNIILDATFSDHKQLAEAKELAYNMGKEIKLIEMKADEQTIKERISKKRKYSEAGFDIYEKIKNEFDPIKEPHLVLVSSNNSVHKLLEKAKQYLFHE, from the coding sequence ATGCTTGTAATTATATTTGGCTTACCTGGAACAGGCAAATCATTTTTTGGAGAAAAATTATCCAAACATCTTGACTGGGAATATATTAATAGTGATAGAATACGCCATGCATTAAATTTGAGAGGCAAGTACGAAGCAAGCGATAAAAAAAAGGTGTATGAGGCTATTTTTCAAAAAGCTAAAGAACTTTTAGGCCGTAATAAGAACATCATATTGGATGCTACATTTAGTGATCACAAGCAATTAGCTGAAGCAAAAGAGCTCGCTTACAATATGGGAAAAGAAATTAAACTGATTGAAATGAAAGCTGATGAGCAAACCATAAAAGAAAGAATCAGTAAAAAGCGAAAATATTCTGAGGCTGGCTTTGACATATATGAAAAAATTAAAAATGAGTTTGATCCTATCAAAGAGCCTCATTTGGTGCTTGTCTCTTCTAATAATTCTGTGCATAAATTATTAGAAAAGGCTAAACAATATTTATTTCATGAATAA
- a CDS encoding Hsp20/alpha crystallin family protein has product MRPHILHNGLHRIGDEPARFFDNERFLSRDPFDDLWLTRPETPPTNIKAQTDAYDLEIALPGFTKDEISIEVNNETLNIVAEKKEKDEGENKLKYIRREYNTKSLYRGFSIPKYVNKENIEASFENGLLKIRLPHEKQEQNNYSVNVE; this is encoded by the coding sequence ATGAGACCACATATTCTTCACAACGGCTTACATAGAATCGGTGATGAGCCGGCTCGCTTTTTCGATAATGAGAGATTTCTTTCTAGAGACCCCTTTGATGACCTCTGGTTGACCCGTCCTGAAACTCCACCTACAAATATCAAAGCACAAACTGATGCTTATGATTTAGAAATTGCATTACCGGGATTTACCAAAGATGAGATAAGTATAGAAGTTAATAATGAAACCCTAAATATTGTCGCCGAGAAAAAGGAAAAGGATGAGGGCGAGAATAAGCTTAAGTACATTAGAAGAGAATACAATACCAAGTCACTTTACAGAGGTTTTAGTATTCCTAAATATGTAAATAAAGAAAATATAGAGGCTTCTTTTGAAAATGGATTACTTAAAATCAGACTCCCCCATGAGAAGCAAGAGCAAAACAACTACAGTGTTAATGTTGAATAA
- a CDS encoding tetratricopeptide repeat-containing sensor histidine kinase, whose product MLRLGNKSIKYLLTSLRISPIYLFLLLFSVVANYSFGYAQSVDKDSLARINGLIEKSIVKSNSEPSVALELALEALTQAEYIGDEPSFAKAYYSVGLAYDVLGEDQLALNYFFLALDKYKTLNDKLEVGNTLNNIGVVYNELGDYNEALSYYIQALQTIKGLNTPDCELKLYNNIGLIYITNGLETKALESLNKAYQLGVQHQLEDAITFPLHNLGDAYLNFGKYDSALHYFLKSYKVDNSLNDRQGLAINLQSMGKVYIAQRQYEQAESHLIESLDILTEIGDKYEQTNTLTMLGKLYYETETYPKAILYSEKALAFAQESNTKDQIREAAEILSDINRKLSNFKSALLYSDLSNTYKDSIYNDIKSKQLVLLELNKKEVENAALLTENEYKASIMDDQQILIEKQTYAVIFVSLGLVLSFIAVSVLVNSNKDKNLANQKLIKQKVEIEKIIRELTTLNDNINKQKNELQQSNQIKDKLLSIISHDFRSPLNSLEGILDLITQGRISPDEMKMVSKELRVKVNITTCLLDNLLNWAKSQMQGINTNPTYFDIKELVSDTIHLLSTQAEKKDIRIYNRVVHHQEVFADYEMTKLVVRNLISNAIKFTVAGDKIFIKSIVKDEHLVVIVKDTGKGISKEDQVKLFTNEAKSTLGTAYEKGTGIGLLLCKDFVEKNGGIISIESEEGEGSTFKFSIPVAENKWKAVHSKKELSNKE is encoded by the coding sequence ATGTTACGTTTGGGTAATAAATCAATTAAATATTTGCTCACTTCTCTCCGTATATCGCCTATTTATCTGTTTTTGCTACTATTTTCAGTAGTTGCCAATTATTCGTTTGGATATGCGCAATCTGTTGACAAAGATTCATTAGCGCGTATAAATGGCTTAATTGAAAAAAGTATTGTAAAGAGTAACTCGGAGCCTTCCGTAGCATTAGAGCTGGCGCTTGAGGCATTAACACAGGCTGAATATATTGGTGATGAGCCTAGTTTTGCTAAAGCTTATTATTCTGTTGGATTAGCGTATGATGTATTAGGTGAAGACCAGTTAGCTTTAAATTACTTTTTTTTAGCACTTGATAAGTATAAAACTTTAAACGATAAGCTGGAAGTAGGTAATACGCTCAATAATATAGGAGTAGTATATAATGAATTGGGAGATTATAATGAAGCGCTATCATATTACATTCAAGCTTTACAGACTATTAAAGGGCTAAATACTCCTGACTGTGAATTAAAATTATACAATAACATAGGCCTAATATATATTACAAATGGATTAGAAACAAAGGCATTAGAAAGTTTAAATAAAGCGTATCAATTAGGCGTTCAACATCAATTGGAGGATGCTATTACTTTCCCTTTGCATAATCTGGGAGATGCTTATCTGAATTTTGGAAAATATGATAGTGCACTTCACTATTTTCTTAAGTCTTATAAAGTTGATAATTCTCTAAATGACAGACAGGGTTTAGCCATTAATCTACAATCAATGGGTAAGGTGTATATTGCCCAAAGACAGTATGAGCAGGCAGAATCACACCTGATTGAATCCCTGGATATCTTAACAGAAATAGGAGACAAATACGAACAAACCAATACACTTACAATGCTGGGTAAACTGTATTATGAAACAGAAACCTATCCCAAAGCCATATTGTATAGTGAAAAAGCATTAGCGTTCGCCCAAGAGTCAAATACCAAAGATCAGATTAGAGAAGCAGCGGAAATTTTAAGTGACATAAACCGGAAATTATCAAATTTTAAAAGCGCGTTACTTTATTCAGACTTGAGTAATACCTACAAGGATAGTATCTATAATGACATCAAGAGCAAGCAATTAGTATTGCTGGAACTCAACAAGAAAGAGGTGGAGAATGCTGCACTCTTAACTGAAAATGAGTACAAAGCGTCTATTATGGACGATCAACAAATATTAATTGAAAAGCAGACCTATGCAGTAATATTCGTTTCTCTGGGATTAGTACTGAGTTTTATTGCAGTTTCTGTTCTGGTTAATTCCAATAAAGATAAAAATTTAGCGAACCAAAAGCTCATAAAACAAAAAGTGGAAATAGAAAAAATTATCAGAGAGCTGACTACTTTAAATGACAACATCAATAAGCAAAAAAATGAGCTACAGCAATCTAATCAGATTAAAGATAAACTGCTATCCATCATATCTCATGACTTTCGCAGCCCTCTAAATTCACTTGAGGGCATACTAGACTTAATAACTCAAGGAAGAATTTCTCCAGATGAGATGAAAATGGTATCCAAAGAATTACGCGTGAAAGTTAATATTACAACATGCTTACTGGATAACCTTTTAAATTGGGCAAAAAGCCAGATGCAGGGAATCAACACCAATCCAACTTATTTTGATATCAAGGAGCTTGTCAGCGATACAATTCATTTACTATCTACACAGGCTGAGAAAAAAGACATACGAATTTATAATAGAGTAGTTCATCATCAGGAAGTGTTTGCCGATTATGAAATGACTAAGCTGGTGGTTAGAAACTTAATAAGCAATGCCATTAAATTCACAGTTGCGGGAGATAAAATTTTCATTAAATCCATAGTGAAGGATGAGCATCTGGTTGTGATTGTAAAAGATACAGGCAAAGGAATTTCAAAAGAAGACCAGGTCAAATTGTTCACTAACGAAGCTAAATCAACCCTGGGTACGGCTTATGAAAAAGGAACAGGTATAGGCTTGTTGCTTTGTAAAGATTTTGTTGAGAAGAATGGAGGGATAATCAGTATTGAAAGTGAAGAGGGAGAGGGTAGTACTTTTAAATTTAGTATACCAGTAGCTGAAAATAAGTGGAAAGCAGTACACTCAAAAAAAGAACTATCTAATAAAGAATAG
- a CDS encoding tetratricopeptide repeat protein: MKVLINVCLFLFSVLSLPAQDLKERPSELYEQASIFYQNNQLSSALACLDLAVAKSREYVDAYLLRAQVKEKMDDLSGAITDYSISIFIKPDLIDARFKRAQLYFEKARYHDALEDFHLLLQLPPGETSKVYFKGKNDNSGFSVTGITTLQSHINAEIYNYLGLTHLKLNNIDSARFYIHQAITIEPEEADYHVNKGLLMETDLDTLSAITAYQKALSYQNDHTVALANLSKLTKKSQYHELVRASYDLAVNEQGSYQAFFNRGVLRQSLGKNGKAIDDFTQAISIGGTNAEVLLLRAYSKEKELNLKGAIEDYTVAIKFDPLLIKAFINRGNAYYKLKKYTEAVTDYNTALQLDASLAKVYYNRGLALYLSGKPQQACKDLNKALEMNFYSAEAPIQAYCLSSN, translated from the coding sequence ATGAAAGTATTAATAAACGTATGCTTATTCCTTTTTTCTGTGCTAAGTTTACCTGCACAAGATCTGAAAGAAAGGCCAAGTGAACTGTATGAACAAGCGAGCATATTTTATCAAAATAATCAGCTAAGCTCCGCTTTAGCATGTTTGGACCTGGCAGTCGCCAAAAGTAGGGAGTACGTTGATGCCTATCTGCTTAGAGCACAGGTCAAAGAAAAAATGGATGATCTATCAGGAGCTATTACTGACTATTCAATTTCTATTTTTATCAAACCAGATTTAATAGACGCAAGATTCAAAAGGGCTCAGCTTTATTTTGAAAAAGCGCGTTATCATGACGCATTGGAGGATTTTCATCTCTTACTTCAACTCCCCCCAGGCGAAACTTCAAAGGTGTATTTTAAAGGTAAAAATGACAACTCAGGTTTCTCTGTAACCGGCATCACAACACTTCAGTCCCATATTAACGCTGAAATTTATAATTATTTAGGTTTGACGCATTTGAAACTTAATAATATTGATAGTGCCAGATTTTATATTCATCAGGCTATCACCATTGAGCCTGAAGAAGCAGATTACCATGTTAATAAAGGTCTTTTGATGGAGACTGATTTGGATACGCTTTCCGCGATAACGGCTTATCAGAAAGCGCTAAGTTACCAGAATGACCATACAGTTGCTTTGGCAAATTTGTCCAAGCTTACAAAAAAATCGCAGTACCATGAACTTGTAAGAGCGTCTTACGACTTGGCAGTAAATGAGCAAGGCTCTTATCAAGCTTTTTTTAACAGGGGCGTTTTACGTCAGTCCCTAGGTAAAAACGGAAAGGCAATAGATGATTTTACCCAAGCAATCAGTATCGGTGGTACAAATGCTGAGGTACTGTTGTTGAGAGCATACAGCAAGGAAAAAGAGTTAAATTTGAAAGGAGCAATTGAAGATTACACTGTAGCAATAAAATTTGATCCTTTACTTATTAAGGCTTTTATCAACAGAGGAAATGCATATTATAAATTAAAAAAATATACTGAGGCAGTTACCGATTACAATACGGCACTTCAATTGGATGCAAGTCTCGCAAAAGTTTACTATAATCGTGGTTTAGCTTTGTATTTAAGTGGTAAACCACAGCAAGCCTGTAAGGATTTAAATAAAGCTTTAGAAATGAATTTCTATTCGGCCGAAGCTCCTATTCAGGCGTATTGTCTTTCATCAAATTAA
- a CDS encoding ParB N-terminal domain-containing protein — translation MEESLLSEIQVISDNGNDKSIHYNDIKVKSELQNFITPLSEDSREQLEENIKLNGCLDPLTLWDKKNGDLVLVDGHNRYQICSKHDIPFRVRVIRFGSEEEAKDWMINHQLGRRNLNPDQLSYFRGLKYERMKKKRGGYDKVLSSGQSGDKTSEVLAREFNVSDRTILRDAEFAKGIEIIAKGNPKMKNDILLGRIKVKKSDVQTLAQVKDMRQIGKIKNEADLYNKAKSIRKEKEAQKAEKAQSEMDQRVNEAIETIKGNEPVFTNKEDRIKRIKANIVSAVNKTIQQKDKNSLKEVKAYIKRLEDELFGKYANA, via the coding sequence ATGGAAGAAAGCCTATTAAGCGAAATCCAAGTAATATCTGACAATGGAAATGACAAGTCTATTCATTACAATGACATCAAGGTAAAGTCAGAATTGCAGAATTTCATAACTCCTTTATCAGAAGACAGCCGCGAACAGTTGGAAGAAAATATTAAGCTTAACGGTTGTTTGGACCCATTAACATTGTGGGATAAAAAGAACGGAGACTTGGTTTTGGTGGATGGTCACAACCGATACCAAATTTGTTCTAAACATGATATTCCATTTAGAGTTAGGGTCATTAGGTTTGGCTCGGAAGAAGAAGCCAAGGATTGGATGATTAATCACCAGCTTGGCCGCAGAAATCTAAACCCTGATCAGTTAAGCTATTTTCGTGGGCTCAAGTATGAGCGCATGAAAAAGAAGAGGGGAGGGTATGATAAAGTCCTCTCTAGTGGGCAAAGTGGCGATAAGACGTCTGAAGTGCTGGCAAGAGAGTTTAATGTCAGTGACCGTACAATTCTTCGTGATGCAGAGTTTGCCAAAGGGATTGAGATCATTGCCAAAGGCAACCCAAAGATGAAAAATGATATTCTTCTGGGAAGAATTAAGGTGAAGAAAAGTGACGTGCAAACGCTGGCACAGGTGAAAGATATGAGACAGATCGGAAAAATTAAAAACGAGGCTGATCTCTACAACAAAGCCAAGAGCATAAGAAAAGAAAAAGAAGCTCAAAAGGCTGAAAAAGCGCAGAGTGAAATGGATCAAAGAGTCAATGAGGCGATTGAAACAATAAAAGGTAATGAGCCTGTTTTCACTAATAAAGAAGATAGAATCAAAAGAATAAAAGCAAATATTGTATCTGCAGTGAATAAAACTATTCAGCAGAAAGACAAAAATTCACTAAAAGAAGTAAAAGCATATATCAAACGTTTGGAAGACGAACTTTTTGGTAAGTATGCAAATGCTTAA
- a CDS encoding glycoside hydrolase family 9 protein: MYAQSWIRINQLGYLPASQKVAVLVSKEDIQINAFALHNATTHEVVWQGEDVQSFGAYAAFQTGHRLNFSNFKRPGSYYLQANQTKSPVFSIDHDVYEGAADVLLHYMRQQRCGFNPFLKDSCHVHDGFRVYHPSGDSAHVNVSGGWHDATDYLQYTATSSNAVYQMLFAYQQNPESFGDEFDAAGLKGSNGIPDVLDEARWGLEWLMKMNPSPGEMYNQIADDRDHAGFRLPNHDSVSYGKGKERPIYFITGKPQGLKYKNRTTGVSSTAGKFASAFAIGAAVFSEDDPEFAGKLEKKAVEAFNFGESDLGVCQTAPGNAPYFYEEDNWVDDMELAAAQLYQLNGENEWLNKGRSYGRLEKITPWMGADTARHYQWYPFWNVGHFQLANSREEKVRKEFQFYMRSGLKKNYDRGKDNPFLMGVPFIWCSNNLVAAAASQAHLYAQVSGDRQFAEMESALRDWLFGCNPWGVSMVVGLPESGKFPTKPHSSLTLLDGYALTGGLVDGPVYGSIFNNLKGLTLMDEDPYAAFQSDLVVYHDDFGDYSTNEPTMDGTASLIYFLSALEKEGKESRP, translated from the coding sequence TTGTACGCACAAAGTTGGATTCGGATCAACCAATTGGGTTATTTACCTGCATCTCAGAAAGTAGCCGTGCTGGTTTCAAAAGAGGATATACAAATCAATGCGTTTGCCTTGCATAATGCTACGACACATGAAGTGGTCTGGCAGGGAGAGGATGTACAGTCTTTTGGTGCTTATGCCGCATTTCAGACCGGTCATAGACTTAATTTTTCAAATTTCAAACGGCCGGGAAGCTATTACCTGCAAGCCAATCAGACCAAATCCCCTGTTTTTAGTATAGATCATGATGTGTATGAAGGTGCAGCTGATGTGTTGCTCCACTATATGCGGCAGCAGCGATGTGGTTTCAATCCTTTCCTGAAAGACTCATGCCATGTACATGATGGGTTCAGGGTTTACCATCCTTCAGGCGATTCTGCACACGTCAATGTAAGCGGAGGCTGGCATGATGCTACTGACTATCTGCAATATACAGCAACATCATCCAATGCAGTTTACCAAATGCTTTTTGCTTATCAGCAAAATCCGGAATCCTTCGGCGATGAATTTGATGCTGCCGGTTTAAAAGGAAGTAACGGTATTCCTGATGTTTTAGATGAAGCACGATGGGGCCTGGAATGGCTCATGAAAATGAATCCGTCCCCCGGAGAAATGTATAACCAAATTGCTGATGATAGAGATCATGCGGGTTTTCGTTTGCCTAATCATGATTCAGTGTCATACGGAAAAGGGAAGGAAAGGCCCATATATTTCATAACCGGAAAACCTCAGGGTTTAAAATATAAAAATAGGACTACAGGAGTTTCTTCTACTGCCGGAAAATTTGCATCTGCCTTTGCCATTGGCGCAGCAGTCTTTAGCGAGGATGACCCTGAATTTGCTGGAAAGCTAGAAAAAAAGGCAGTTGAAGCATTTAATTTTGGCGAATCAGATTTGGGTGTATGCCAGACCGCACCCGGAAATGCACCTTATTTTTATGAAGAAGACAATTGGGTAGATGATATGGAACTGGCTGCTGCCCAGCTTTATCAACTTAATGGCGAAAATGAGTGGTTAAATAAAGGAAGAAGTTACGGGCGGCTTGAAAAGATCACTCCCTGGATGGGAGCAGATACTGCTCGTCATTATCAGTGGTATCCGTTCTGGAATGTTGGGCATTTTCAATTGGCCAATTCCAGAGAAGAAAAAGTACGCAAAGAATTTCAATTCTATATGAGAAGTGGTCTTAAAAAAAATTACGATAGAGGAAAAGACAATCCTTTTTTGATGGGCGTACCATTTATCTGGTGTTCTAACAATCTTGTGGCAGCCGCCGCCTCACAGGCTCATCTGTATGCACAGGTCAGCGGAGATCGTCAGTTTGCAGAAATGGAATCAGCACTACGTGACTGGCTTTTTGGCTGCAATCCCTGGGGAGTAAGCATGGTGGTAGGTTTACCGGAAAGTGGAAAATTCCCTACCAAACCTCACTCTTCACTTACTTTGCTTGATGGTTATGCACTTACTGGTGGCTTAGTAGACGGGCCTGTATATGGCTCTATCTTTAACAATCTGAAAGGGCTCACTCTTATGGATGAAGATCCTTATGCTGCTTTTCAATCAGATCTGGTGGTCTACCATGATGATTTTGGAGACTACTCTACCAATGAGCCTACAATGGATGGTACCGCAAGCCTTATTTATTTTCTTTCTGCTTTGGAGAAAGAAGGAAAAGAGAGCCGGCCATAA
- a CDS encoding alpha/beta fold hydrolase: MENKLAYIHQGSGIPLLLLHGFCERKEIWNHCISALSKEARVIAIDMPGFGGNLAISRDISIDSVAEEISDFLKEMDIPEAVMVGHSLGGYVTLALAERYPQLCKGLCLFHSTAKADSEEKKTNRDKAALFLEKNGTEPFAQNFVPSLFAPVNHQKLALQIATVKQMVAQTNDKTAVAYTEAMRDRPERLHVLRKAEFPCMFIAGKEDQAVPYEDLQQQSKLPTGSSEFVSLENCGHMGMYEQEKKSLDALTSFVKIVKSQV; this comes from the coding sequence ATGGAAAATAAGCTTGCATACATTCATCAGGGAAGTGGAATTCCCCTTTTATTACTTCATGGCTTCTGCGAAAGGAAAGAAATCTGGAATCATTGTATTTCTGCATTATCTAAGGAAGCCCGGGTAATCGCGATTGATATGCCTGGATTTGGAGGTAATCTGGCCATTTCCAGAGATATCAGCATAGATAGTGTTGCTGAAGAGATATCAGATTTTTTAAAAGAGATGGATATCCCGGAAGCTGTGATGGTAGGCCACTCACTGGGAGGATATGTCACTCTGGCTTTAGCAGAACGATACCCTCAGCTATGCAAGGGGCTTTGTCTTTTTCATTCTACCGCAAAAGCCGATAGTGAAGAGAAAAAGACTAATCGCGATAAAGCGGCTTTATTTCTGGAGAAGAATGGGACTGAGCCTTTTGCTCAAAATTTTGTACCCTCACTTTTTGCTCCTGTAAACCACCAGAAACTGGCTTTGCAAATAGCTACTGTAAAGCAAATGGTAGCCCAGACCAATGATAAAACGGCAGTAGCCTATACAGAAGCGATGCGTGATCGTCCTGAAAGACTACATGTTTTAAGGAAAGCAGAATTTCCCTGTATGTTTATCGCTGGTAAAGAAGATCAGGCAGTTCCTTACGAGGATTTGCAGCAGCAGAGCAAACTTCCTACAGGCAGTTCCGAATTTGTGAGTTTGGAAAACTGTGGGCATATGGGCATGTATGAGCAGGAGAAGAAAAGTTTAGATGCTTTAACAAGCTTTGTTAAGATTGTAAAAAGTCAGGTTTAG
- a CDS encoding cation transporter, producing MKTSTIKQETERSKWLQIAFWLSMITIFYNMIEGIVSTYFGMQDETLALFGFGVDSFVEVISGIGIAHMVYRLRSNPNVEKDRFERQALRITGFSFYLLTVGIVASSVLTIIAGGQPETTRVGIIISTISIITMYALVHYKIKAGKKLNSPPIISDANCTKTCLYLSLLLLLSSGLYELFQIPYIDAIGALGIAYFAFKEGREAFEKAKGKDCCGDTC from the coding sequence ATGAAAACATCTACAATTAAACAGGAAACTGAAAGAAGTAAATGGCTTCAGATAGCCTTTTGGCTGAGTATGATTACCATTTTCTATAATATGATAGAAGGAATAGTCTCTACCTATTTTGGGATGCAGGATGAAACACTGGCATTATTTGGCTTTGGAGTAGATTCCTTTGTTGAGGTGATCTCCGGAATAGGCATTGCCCATATGGTGTATCGACTGCGGAGCAATCCAAATGTTGAAAAAGACCGCTTTGAACGTCAGGCATTGCGTATCACTGGTTTCAGTTTTTACCTACTGACAGTAGGAATTGTGGCCAGTTCAGTACTGACCATTATTGCCGGAGGACAACCTGAAACTACCAGGGTGGGAATAATCATTTCTACAATTTCAATTATTACGATGTACGCGTTGGTACATTACAAAATAAAAGCCGGGAAAAAACTGAATTCACCTCCGATTATTTCTGATGCTAACTGTACCAAAACCTGCCTTTATCTTTCTTTGCTTTTGCTTCTTTCCAGTGGCCTCTACGAGTTATTCCAGATTCCGTATATTGATGCAATTGGAGCACTGGGAATAGCTTACTTTGCCTTTAAAGAGGGAAGAGAAGCTTTTGAAAAGGCTAAAGGTAAAGATTGCTGTGGAGACACTTGCTAG
- a CDS encoding cation diffusion facilitator family transporter, which yields MGHHHQGDHHDHEEGHHHHAISSNLKVAFFLNLSFTIIEFVGGIFTNSMAILSDAIHDLGDTFAIGSSLFLENYSQKGRSKKYSFGYKRFSPLSALINSVILLAGSVIIIVEAIPRLINPESVNAQGMLYLAIAGIVFNGAAVFRLKKGGKSINQRTVMLHLLEDVLGWAAVLIGSIVMIFADLPVIDPILSLCIAVYILWNAFRNLQQVMNIFLQATPDNIDIEKVKAALSSIEDIQEMHDTHIWTLDGDYNILSIHLVIKKNMRLTELAELRAKVNHVLKNFHIDHITTQFEVPGEVCELEKH from the coding sequence ATGGGTCATCATCATCAGGGGGATCATCATGATCATGAAGAAGGGCATCACCATCATGCAATAAGCAGCAATCTGAAAGTTGCCTTTTTTCTGAATCTGAGTTTTACGATCATTGAGTTTGTTGGTGGAATCTTTACAAACTCAATGGCAATTTTGTCCGATGCCATTCATGATCTCGGTGATACTTTTGCTATTGGCTCATCTCTGTTCCTTGAAAATTATTCGCAAAAGGGAAGAAGTAAAAAGTATTCGTTTGGTTATAAACGTTTTTCCCCTTTAAGTGCTCTTATCAATTCAGTGATTTTGCTGGCAGGCTCAGTAATAATTATTGTTGAAGCTATACCACGGCTAATTAACCCTGAATCAGTAAATGCGCAGGGAATGCTGTATCTGGCGATCGCAGGCATTGTATTTAATGGAGCAGCAGTTTTTCGTTTAAAAAAAGGTGGAAAGTCAATCAACCAGCGGACAGTAATGTTACATCTTCTTGAAGATGTACTAGGATGGGCTGCCGTACTTATAGGAAGTATTGTGATGATATTTGCCGATTTACCTGTAATTGATCCGATTTTGTCCTTGTGCATTGCAGTATACATCCTGTGGAATGCATTCAGGAATCTACAGCAGGTGATGAACATTTTTCTACAGGCCACACCTGATAATATTGATATAGAAAAAGTAAAAGCTGCACTGAGTTCAATAGAGGATATACAGGAAATGCATGATACCCATATCTGGACCCTGGATGGTGATTATAATATATTGTCAATACATCTGGTGATTAAAAAAAACATGCGACTTACTGAACTTGCTGAATTAAGGGCTAAAGTCAATCATGTGTTAAAAAACTTTCATATAGATCACATCACAACTCAGTTTGAAGTGCCGGGTGAAGTGTGTGAATTAGAAAAGCATTAA